AAAAATGATATCATGTTTTTTTCTAGGTTTTCCGACAATAGTTAAATATTTACACACCTTGCCTCCACTAGGATTCAGAACCTCCACCTGATATTACCAAGGGAAGATAGGTGTTTTTCACCTACAATGCTAAACATCAACATGTATGTGATCCTTATATGTTTATACTGTCTTTAAATATGCCATAGAATTGGACTGGCACAGATGATGGTATATACAGTTTGACATAAGTGGTCTATTGACACAGTTAATGCTGATTGTTGTTCTTTAAAGATCTTAAAGATTACGTTATTGTTAGTTTTATAACTGAATACATATATAGAAGCAATGCAATTTTTTGTCTGACGTAGGCTGACCAAAAGAATTTGTTTGATTGTTTTGCagtgttgtttcttgctatatcTACATTCTTGGAATTTCTCTGCATATTTCTGTATGCATTTGTTTTCCCTAAGCTACCGGTAGTTAAGTACTATCGCTCGAAAGCAGCATCCGAAGGATCGAAAACTGTTACATGTGATCTTGCAGCTGCTGGCATCCAGAAACAAGAAATTCAAGAAGTAcataatattattaatcattgTATTACAGATAGTTTCTATCGAAAATAAGATTCTAATTTGGAGCTTTTGATTTTGCAGGCTGACGATGATGCTAATCCCCAGAGGCTAACCACCAAAAAATTGTTCTATCAAAACATTGATTACTTACTGGACATGACTCTGATATATTTCCTAACCTTGTCAATTTTCCCGGGGTTCTTGTATGAAAACACTGGTGAACATCAGTTAGGTTCTTGGTAAGTGTAATACTTTATACGGCTAGTTATTATGTCAAATTAAATTGCACAAAAGAAGTCACATATCTTTACTTTAAAGCATAATCATATTAATCTGATTCAGTTTTTGTTCACAACCCATGATAATGTTTATCTTACACTGTTCAGAGGTTTATTTGTCGGTTAATCAGTGAAGCTTATCATCAATAACTGGATTCCTTGGATAAAAtaattttctcaaaattttctcAAAACTTCCTAATTTCTCAGTACTGCTTTTCAGGTATCCACTTGTTCTGATAGCAATGTACAACGTGCTGGATCTAGTTGGTAGATATGTTCCTCTGATAGAATTTATCAAGTTGGAATCTCGAAAAGGCCTCATGATTGCGATATTATCCCGTTTCTTACTCATACCTGTATTTTATTTCACTGCTAAATATGGTGATCAGGGGTGGATGATACTACTTGTTTCTTTCTTGGGATTAACCAATGGTTACCTAACTGTCTGTGTCATGACTGTAGCTCCTAAAGGATACAAGGTGTGTAAACCAGACAATTGCTTGAAGTGTAACGAACATgagtttttttttttaattttaagtttTAGTAACGAAGTTTTCACTTTCAGGGTCCGGAGCAAAATGCATTAGGAAATCTTCTTGTTCTATTCCTTCTGGGCGGTATATTTGCAGGTGCTGCTCTGGACTGGTTGTGGCTAATTGGAAGCACGACTGAATTTTAAAGAGATAACCGCGAATTAGCTAAAACCAATATGGGCAATTATTCATCACAAAGCTATAAGCAGCTATTGTATATCAGCAACCTATTGTTTATTTTAGCTGTTTTCATTTCTTTTGTAAATTAGCAGTTAGAGATTTAGATTGAGAAACTAAGTGACAAATAAAGATGCTGAAATGTTTTACCTTTCCAAATTGCACAGTAGAAGTTTCTTAACTTTTTTATGGATGAGTATGGTTGAGCTGACCATGATGTAATCTGAGATAAGTATTACATTCGACCTGTAAAACGAAATAACATAGAAGAAATAATGAAGAAGCAACAGATGCCATAAGACTCAGCATCTACAATGAATTTCAAGAGTTTATGTGCAAGTCCTAATTCAATCATCTCAACATTATATTGCAGAATCTTCAAAAAAACCGAGTATTTAGAATTGTCAATGGCGTGTTCTGTGTGGACAAACCAGTCCGGTGATGCTGGAATTGGTCACATTAGTTTTGTAAACCAGCCTGGGGATGGTTGTAGAATGGTGTGCATTTACTAGTAACGTCTGCTGACGCGAGTCCAGGATTTTTGTAGATAAGTTTGTGGTTTTCATTATTTCACATTTCCGGTTATTGTTGGTGCCACAGTGCCTTATGCATGGGTTGGTTATACTGGCACTCAATGCCCTGGCTTATGTGCTTATCCTTTTGCAAGGCCTAAGTACTCAGGTAGGAACATTTTCGATGGTGGGTGCCAAGAGCGGTGCCAACATCATGTCGCACTACGTGGCTTGGCACCTGAATACTTAAGCCACCACCTAGTACAGGAAATGGTGCCAACAATATCTTGAGGAGGCTTATTTTCCAAGTAAAATAGAACATGCAAAGCCAGCCAAAAAATCTATTGGGAAGGAGTAAAATCCAAAATTTATATGTAGTTGATATAACAAGCCATATTTTGAGTCTACCTTTTTTCTATTATAGttaaaaatgaaaaatgaaaaataaaaaggtAGACACATTCCTTGAAAGATGGTGAAGATTGAAGATGCTTGCCTGCTAGCTTGCACCGCACATGAGGCTTCTAACTTTACATGATTGAAAATCTTTTCCTCAACAATAATTACACAATATCATTTGACTAATGACCCCATAAAAGTTAACTTCATAGTTCATACCACAAGTACGAGATCAACAATTTTTGTTTTTATCTCGAAATTATATGTAAAAAATTTCAACAAAAAGGGGCCTGCAGCTGGTCAAAGTTTTTGAAACAGGGATAAAATTCTTCCAAAAGGGTGAAAAATATGAAAAAGGCATCACTAAATTAACCACACACATGGTTGGTTGCTTTAAGTTTATGGCTTTTTGCTAAGCACAGGGCATTAGGGTAATATTATCTCTAAATATCTAGTTTATTACACTATTACAAGATTTCCCTTTGATCAATCAAGATCTTACTGTAGACTGCAGTGTTGTATTACAAATGAAAAATTGCTGTTAAGCAGAGGATGTTTTGAATTTTAAAGAATGAATATGCTGCGGTATAGTTTTATAAAGACCATACTTAAACTCTCGACATCTTGTTATCAAGACGAACAATGCTTAATATCCGCATACATAAATGTCGATGCAAGGCTGAGAATTGGCAGACAGAGTACATACTGAGCATGATCCGTTAACTACTGAACACCCTTGAAAAAAATAAAGATTTTTAGCACAATATATAGGATTTCACTAACACAATCCCGTGTTCATGACTATTGACTATGTGCAACAAAAATATTTCTTTCATGATCCCAATGCTTTTACTAAAAGTTTTATACTGCTACACAGACACAAAGGTCATATCAGTATTATTAAACTTCATTAGAAGAAAGGAAAAGTGAAAGACTATGAGTCATGGCAATCAATCAGAAAGTAAACCATAATTAAGTTTTCTTTAATCATGATTTAACAAAGGTCTTTGTTTCCCACAATTCAGAATCCTATATTCTCATACCTTGTCAACTTTTTCTTTTACGGAGCAACTTACGAGCACCTCAACTAATACTGGAGAAGGCTAGCATTAACTTCTCGCTATATAACAAAGTTTGTGCAACTGTTACAACTTACCACACACAAGAATGCACAGATTTTCTTTGCTTCTGCTCTCTTTTTTCTGTTTTGCTTCTTTAGCTCTTTCATGGAACTACCGACAATTTGAAGAACCCGAAAATTATGAAGGCTCTTCTGATCTTGTCAACCTTCAGTATCATATGGGTCCAGTTCTTGCATATCCTATAAATCTGTACATTATTTGGTATGGGAATTGGAACCCAAGTCATCGAGCTACGATAAAAGACTTcatatattcattatcttctaCTGCACCTTCTCCTTCTGTCTCCGATTGGTGGCAAACTGTTCGCCTTTACACTGATCAAACCAACTCTAACATCACAGCAAACATCAAACTCTCTGGTGAATTTCACGACACGTATTACTCACATGGCAGGTATCTAAGACGTCTAACAATGCAATCTATTATCAAGCATGCTGCATTGCCCTTAAATTATCAGAATGGTGTGTATTTAGTGCTAACGTCTGCTGATGTTCAAGTCCAGGATTTTTGTAGGGAGGTCTGTGGTTTTCACTATTTCACATTTGCGGTTATTGTTGGTGCCACAGTGCCTTATGCATGGGTTGGTTATAGTGGCACTCAGTGCCCTGGCTTATGTGCTTACCCTTTTGCATGGCCTAAGTATTCGGGTAAGCCACCGCCTAGTACAGGAAATGGTGCCAACAATATCATGAGGGCGCCAAATGGCGATCCTGGTGTGGATGGAATGATTAGTGTGATTGCACATGAGCTGGCAGAGATGTCAAGTAATCCTCTAGTGAATGCATGGTATGCTGGGGAAGATCCAAGTGCGCCTACTGAGATAGCGGATCTGTGTGTCGGTGTGTTTGGATCAGGTGCAGGTGGAGGGTTTGTGGGAGAAGTGTACAAGGACTCGTGGGGAGACGGGTATAATGTGAATGGAGTGAAAGGAAGGAAGTTCCTTGTTCAGTGGGTTTGGGATCCTGTTAAGAGAAGATGTTTTGGACCTAATGCTATGGATTAGGTAGCAAAAGTTATgcttatttgttttgttttgtgaATGTTGAATTTAATTTGGGTGCTTCACTTTGGGTAATGTTGATATTCCAACGCTAGGTATCTTAAATATTCTTATGTATTAAAAAAAACAATAGGCTCAAATATAATGTTCACTTCGTCTCTACTTCCTGATTGTCGGTGGAATATATACTGGGTATGTTTGGTTTGATTTCTTATATAATGATCAATCCAAGTAATTACGAGGCATTTTTCAGATATTTTCCTTGAAGAAGCGGTGATTAAGTATCTTCACTTTATCAGAGGCTGTTGTGAGTGCTGGAAAGGGAAGAAAAGTGAAGACATAGCCCAAGAGGAACTGACAAAAATTAGGCATCAGTGCATCAAAAATTAACAAGACTTTGTGTCTACTTTGTATACTGTTTTGTTTCTTCTGGTGTGCCTTGAGGAGTTTTCTCTCCATCTTTCTTACAGAAGTTATTCATTTTACCCTACTTACTACTTTTATCGATACAAGAATAAAGATCGAGTCGCATTAGTATATTTCTGTGATACCAAAATTACTTTTTCTTTTCTGATCTGTAAACGATATATATGTAGAAAACCGAGGTGGAAGGGAAGGATTGAAATGTAAACTGAGGTCAATTATAGAGAGTGCAGAAGCAGCTGTATTGCTAAAAAAACCTGTGGAATAAGAAATGCACAATCTTTATAAGACTGCAGGAGTTCAGCTAATGTTGAACCTGAGGAAAAAAAGAAGCAGCAAATGATTATCACGCACAAATCCACAAGATAACTTAAAAATTCTGATCATTTGCAGCTGCACAATATATAAATGAAGGTAGATCTTCAGTTTTGAAGCTGAAACAGTTTCCGATTAGGGAACAGCCTAAGAACATCTTACTCAAGGTTTAGCTCATTTGCTAGGAAAGCAAGACAACTAACATTTGCTAGTATGTAGTATCAAGTCTAATACTACCATCAGATCGATGTATTTTCTCCATCTCCAAAATTTGCAGAGTGCAATGCAGAAATAGTCTTTCCCTTTAAAGCTCTGCAACCTGATTTTCCTTTCGAGATAATTAAATCCAGTACCAACTTGATAGTTTGTCTCTGCA
This sequence is a window from Apium graveolens cultivar Ventura chromosome 9, ASM990537v1, whole genome shotgun sequence. Protein-coding genes within it:
- the LOC141686985 gene encoding equilibrative nucleotide transporter 3-like; this encodes MKTSGEAPVRLEGTVLATLACWFLGLGTLVSWNSMLTIGDYYYELFPDYHPSRVLTLVYQPFAIGTMAILAYNESKIDTRKRNIAGYILFCLSTFALIALDLATSGKGGIGNYIGICAFVGAFGVADAHVQGGMVGDLAFMRPEFIQSYFGGLAASGALTSGLRLITKAAYENSENGLRKGTMLFLAISTFLEFLCIFLYAFVFPKLPVVKYYRSKAASEGSKTVTCDLAAAGIQKQEIQEADDDANPQRLTTKKLFYQNIDYLLDMTLIYFLTLSIFPGFLYENTGEHQLGSWYPLVLIAMYNVLDLVGRYVPLIEFIKLESRKGLMIAILSRFLLIPVFYFTAKYGDQGWMILLVSFLGLTNGYLTVCVMTVAPKGYKGPEQNALGNLLVLFLLGGIFAGAALDWLWLIGSTTEF
- the LOC141683039 gene encoding protein EXORDIUM-like 7 yields the protein MHRFSLLLLSFFCFASLALSWNYRQFEEPENYEGSSDLVNLQYHMGPVLAYPINLYIIWYGNWNPSHRATIKDFIYSLSSTAPSPSVSDWWQTVRLYTDQTNSNITANIKLSGEFHDTYYSHGRYLRRLTMQSIIKHAALPLNYQNGVYLVLTSADVQVQDFCREVCGFHYFTFAVIVGATVPYAWVGYSGTQCPGLCAYPFAWPKYSGKPPPSTGNGANNIMRAPNGDPGVDGMISVIAHELAEMSSNPLVNAWYAGEDPSAPTEIADLCVGVFGSGAGGGFVGEVYKDSWGDGYNVNGVKGRKFLVQWVWDPVKRRCFGPNAMD